A window from Pectinophora gossypiella unplaced genomic scaffold, ilPecGoss1.1 Pgos_102, whole genome shotgun sequence encodes these proteins:
- the LOC126380817 gene encoding uncharacterized protein LOC126380817 produces the protein MNFSTNRAEDSELKGGVRERGKGEEGVFKKRAPAQLVSGLDADTKSAGQLVSRPGSTTPEAAQCPGLGARATRLRKGTTEEELNSGQPILSGKDLLSVVEKDRRLSVVLSRCATPVTTTPAGREVESMLDSDDSSCASMVTVSSENGGPKRRFLKRNRSDPEAEDSESPASPFEGAGHRSKRGRGRPPTSTGKYVGLAAARAAYNQELAESLRLEAEAEVAGVARSMREARASLQPSPLLPAQEEEAEQTSSALANVVKTSLETITMVATKSSQLKGTYVRALKDAVKGIQEAVSQIRARTLTEEVMRLEAANSVLTKEVADLRRDLQKLRQRPSQPVSSEPSLKQLLEETARANAEMFGNMLNARLAGIEDRLLPEPRRRPPLSADTRSARAAPAQSAPTGAPVASSSGSGHPVSGPPAKKAVKEALANSQASSAPASSGKKGKSKKKSLAAQEAAEARHQPAPAPTAEPWSTVVGRKAKNKAAKAAKAAKEPQKPRPTAQKRAKLRTPRTAAVSLTLVPGVEERGVTYASILSDAKRRVSLADLGISNMRFRRAATGARLLEIGGENSAAKADSLAKKLREVLSPDAVKVVRPVKRAEIRVTGLDDSADAIEVADAVAKEGGCAVDDVKHGRIVVGPRGDGSLWISCPVAAAKRLSDSGRLLVGWTSARVRLLDSRPARCYRCLEPGHLGVKCSCEVDRSRLCFRCGQPDHQARDCSAEPHCPVCATAGKPAAHSIGGSGCISAAKPAAKSPQESAPKPKRPKRKAKAKKAGAEHMDTVP, from the coding sequence ATGAATTTTTCTACCAATAGAGCCGAAGATTCGGAGCTGAAGGGAGGAGTTAGAGAGAGAGGGAAGGGAGAGGAAGGAGTTTTCAAAAAGCGTGCTCCGGCACAGTTAGTTTCTGGCCTCGATGCGGACACCAAGTCCGCGGGGCAACTTGTGTCGCGACCGggatccaccaccccggaagcggcacagtgccctggcctaggcgctcGCGCCACCCGTCTCCGCAAGGGGACTACGGAGGAGGAACTCAACTCCGGACAGCCGATCCTAAGCGGCAAGGATCTGCTGTCCGTAGTTGAGAAAGACAGACGACTCAGCGTGGTTCTCTCACGCTGCGCCACACCTGTCACCACGACGCCCGCTGGCCGAGAGGTTGAGTCAATGCTAGACTCGGACGACTCCTCTTGCGCCAGCATGGTGACAGTGTCGTCGGAGAATGGGGGCCCGAAAAGACGTTTCCTAAAAAGGAACCGCTCGGACCCTGAGGCGGAGGACTCGGAATCACCTGCGTCGCCTTTTGAGGGGGCAGGTCACCGGTCCAAAAGGGGGAGAGGTCGCCCGCCCACCTCCACCGGGAAGTATGTCGGtctggccgcagccagggcggcATACAACCAGGAGCTGGCCGAGAGCCTCCGGCTCGAAGCTGAAGCGGAGGTTGCGGGAGTGGCCCGGAGCatgagggaggctagggcctctttacagcccagcccccTCCTGCCAGCCCAAGAAGAAGAGGCAGAGCAAACCAGCTCAGCTCTAGCCAACGTTGTGAAGACTTCGCTGGAAACCATTACGATGGTCGCCACGAAGTCTTCACAACTGAAAGGGACGTACGTCCGGGCCCTGAAGGATGCCGTAAAGGGCATCCAAGAGGCGGTGTCCCAGATCAGGGCGCGGACATTGACGGAGGAGGTCATGCGGCTGGAGGCCGCTAACTCCGTGCTCACGAAGGAGGTCGCCGATCTGCGCCGCGACTTACAAAAGTTGCGGCAGCGACCATCCCAGCCTGTGAGCTCGGAGCCTAGCCTCAAGCAGCTTCTGGAGGAGACAGCCCGTGCCAACGCCGAGATGTTCGGCAACATGCTGAACGCTCGGTTGGCCGGGATTGAAGACCGTCTCCTCCCAGAGCCACGAAGAAGACCTCCGCTCTCGGCGGACACCAGGAGTGCCAGGGCAGCCCCTGCTCAGTCTGCGCCAACGGGGGCCCCGGTCGCTTCATCAAGCGGCAGTGGTCACCCCGTGTCAGGACCGCCTGCCAAAAAGGCCGTCAAAGAGGCTCTCGCAAACAGCCAGGCCTCTTCTGCTCCCGCttcttcgggaaagaaggggaagAGCAAGAAGAAGAGCCTGGCTGCACAGGAGGCAGCAGAGGCTCGGCACCAGCCTGCCCCTGCACCAACGGCGGAGCCATGGTCTACTGTTGTTGGCCGAAAGGCCAAGAAcaaggcggccaaagcggccaaagcggccaaagagcCGCAAAAGCCTCGGCCCACGGCCCAGAAGAGGGCAAAGCTCCGGACACCAAGAACGGCAGCGGTATCGCTGACCTTGGTGCCCGGAGTCGAGGAGAGAGGCGTAACATACGCCTCGATCCTCTCCGACGCCAAGCGGCGCGTTTCCCTCGCTGACCTCGGAATCAGCAACATGCGGTTCCGCAGGGCGGCGACGGGAGCGCGCCTGCTTGAGATCGGAGGGGAGAACTCGGCGGCGAAGGCGGACTCCCTCGCCAAGAAGCTGAGGGAGGTCCTCAGCCCGGACGCGGTCAAGGTCGTCCGCCCAGTGAAGcgcgcggaaatccgcgtcactgggctggacgactcAGCCGACGCCATTGAGGTGGCCGACGCTGTGGCCAAGGAAGGAGGCTGCGCGGTCGACGACGTGAAGCATGGGCGGATCGTCGTCGGACCGAGAGGGGACGGGTCCCTCTGGATCAGCTGCCCAGTCGCAGCTGCCAAGAGGCTGTCCGACTCTGGCCGACTACTGGTCGGGTGGACGTCGGCCAGAGTGCGACTCCTCGACTCCAGACCGGCACGGTGCTACCGCTGTCTGGAGCCCGGGCACCTCGGGGTCAAGTGctcctgcgaggttgaccgcagccgactgtgcttccgctgcggtcaaCCCGACCATCAGGCGCGGGACTGCTCGGCTGAGCCCCATTGCCCCGTCTGTGCGACGGCAGGCAAACCGGCGGCTCACTCCATCGGTGGCAGCGGATGCATTTCTGCTGCCAAGCCGGCAGCCAAAAGCCCGCAGGAGAGTGCGCCGAAGCCGAAGCGGCCAAAGCGCAAGGCCAAGGCCAAGAAGGCCGGGGCGGAGCATATGGACACCGTTCCTTGA